In Kaistia defluvii, one genomic interval encodes:
- a CDS encoding ABC transporter ATP-binding protein — protein sequence MMNQPLARQATAGNSVTPLLTVRGLSVEFVTRRGSSRALDRVSFDMAPGEILGLVGESGAGKSLSGNAIIGLIDPPGHVVEGEIAFEGKRIDNLPPNQMRKLRGRRIAAIFQDPLTSLDPLMRIGDQITETILTHLPMSQAAARARALDLLKAVGIPAPDVRIDHYPHQFSGGMRQRVVIALAVCADPKLIIADEPTTALDVSIQAQITALLKKMCRDHGTAILLVTHDMGVIADTADRVAVMYAGRLVEIGPIEEVLRSPRHVYTAGLIGSIPSLNRRRERLVQIDGSMPRPGAVPSGCAFAPRCPKRILKCDERPELMPFGNSQVACWRAGESHSYV from the coding sequence ATGATGAACCAGCCGCTGGCGCGCCAGGCTACCGCCGGAAATTCCGTTACGCCGCTGCTGACTGTACGCGGACTGAGCGTCGAATTCGTCACCCGCCGCGGCAGCTCGCGCGCGCTCGACCGCGTCAGCTTCGACATGGCGCCGGGCGAAATCCTCGGGTTGGTGGGGGAGTCCGGAGCGGGCAAATCCCTCTCCGGCAATGCCATCATCGGGCTGATCGACCCGCCCGGCCATGTCGTGGAAGGCGAGATTGCCTTCGAGGGCAAGCGGATCGACAATCTGCCGCCCAACCAGATGCGCAAGCTGCGCGGCCGGCGGATCGCGGCGATCTTCCAGGACCCGCTGACCTCGCTCGACCCGCTGATGCGCATCGGCGACCAGATCACAGAGACCATCCTCACGCATCTGCCGATGTCGCAGGCCGCTGCCCGCGCCCGGGCGCTGGACCTGCTCAAGGCGGTCGGCATCCCCGCGCCTGACGTTCGCATCGACCACTACCCGCACCAGTTCTCCGGCGGCATGCGGCAGCGCGTCGTGATCGCGCTGGCGGTCTGCGCCGATCCCAAGCTGATCATCGCCGACGAACCGACCACGGCGCTCGACGTCTCGATCCAGGCGCAGATCACCGCTCTGCTCAAGAAGATGTGCCGCGACCACGGCACCGCCATCCTGCTCGTCACCCACGACATGGGTGTCATTGCCGACACGGCCGACCGGGTCGCGGTTATGTATGCCGGGCGGCTGGTCGAGATCGGACCGATCGAGGAGGTGCTGCGCTCGCCCCGGCATGTCTATACCGCCGGCCTGATCGGCTCGATTCCGAGCCTCAACCGCCGGCGCGAGCGGCTGGTGCAGATCGACGGATCCATGCCGCGGCCGGGCGCGGTGCCTTCGGGCTGCGCCTTCGCCCCGCGCTGTCCCAAGCGGATTCTGAAATGCGACGAGCGGCCGGAGCTCATGCCCTTCGGTAACAGCCAGGTCGCCTGCTGGCGCGCGGGAGAGAGCCATTCC